One window of Saimiri boliviensis isolate mSaiBol1 chromosome 4, mSaiBol1.pri, whole genome shotgun sequence genomic DNA carries:
- the PRR3 gene encoding proline-rich protein 3 isoform X2 has protein sequence MRPLQMFPATFRKWNGGSLILAAHRPPGSGNRIPHVPLPHCPPNPAAAIAAATMPKRKKQNPHQPPPQQQPPLPEREETGDEEDGSPIAFHRGPPGSRGPLIPPLLSLPPPPWGRGPIRGGLGPRSSPYGRGWWGVNAEPPFPGPGHGGPTRGSFHKEQRNPRRLKSWSLIKNTCPPKDDPQVMEDKSDRPVCRHFAKKGHCRYEDLCAFYHPGVNGPPL, from the exons ATGCGGCCGCTGCAGATGTTCCCCGCAACCTTCCGGAAGTGGAATGGCGGGAGCCTCATCCTCGCTGCCCACCGCCCCCCCGGAAGCGGAAACAGAATCCCCCACGTGccccttcctcactgccctcCAAATCCCGCTGCAGCCATTGCCGCAGCCACGATGCCGAAACGAAAGAAGCAGAATCCGCACCAGCCACCACCACAGCAGCAGCCCCCACTGCCCGAGCGGGAAGAGACTGGAGATGAGGAGGATGGGAGTCCCATCG cttTTCACAGAGGTCCTCCAGGATCAAGGGGACCATTGATTCCACCACTGCTGAGTCTCCCACCTCCTCCATGGGGTAGAGGCCCAATTCGGGGAGGCCTTGGCCCCAGGTCTAGCCCATATGGTCGTGGTTGGTGGGGAGTCAATGCGGAACCGCCTTTTCCGGGGCCAGGCCATGGGGGTCCCACCAGGGGAAGCTTTCACAAAGAACAGAGAAACCCTCGAAGGCTCAAAAGCTGGTCTCTTATCAAGAATACCTGCCCGCCCAAGGATGACCCCCAGGTTATGGAAG ACAAATCTGACCGCCCTGTCTGCCGACATTTTGCCAAAAAGGGCCACTGTCGATATGAGGACCTCTGTGCCTTCTACCACCCAGGCGTCAATGGACCTCCCCTGTGA
- the PRR3 gene encoding proline-rich protein 3 isoform X1: MRPLQMFPATFRKWNGGSLILAAHRPPGSGNRIPHVPLPHCPPNPAAAIAAATMPKRKKQNPHQPPPQQQPPLPEREETGDEEDGSPIGPPSLLGPPPMANGKPGDPKSAFHRGPPGSRGPLIPPLLSLPPPPWGRGPIRGGLGPRSSPYGRGWWGVNAEPPFPGPGHGGPTRGSFHKEQRNPRRLKSWSLIKNTCPPKDDPQVMEDKSDRPVCRHFAKKGHCRYEDLCAFYHPGVNGPPL; the protein is encoded by the exons ATGCGGCCGCTGCAGATGTTCCCCGCAACCTTCCGGAAGTGGAATGGCGGGAGCCTCATCCTCGCTGCCCACCGCCCCCCCGGAAGCGGAAACAGAATCCCCCACGTGccccttcctcactgccctcCAAATCCCGCTGCAGCCATTGCCGCAGCCACGATGCCGAAACGAAAGAAGCAGAATCCGCACCAGCCACCACCACAGCAGCAGCCCCCACTGCCCGAGCGGGAAGAGACTGGAGATGAGGAGGATGGGAGTCCCATCG GACCACCCAGCCTTCTGGGCCCTCCCCCCATGGCCAATGGAAAACCTGGTGACCCTAAGTCAG cttTTCACAGAGGTCCTCCAGGATCAAGGGGACCATTGATTCCACCACTGCTGAGTCTCCCACCTCCTCCATGGGGTAGAGGCCCAATTCGGGGAGGCCTTGGCCCCAGGTCTAGCCCATATGGTCGTGGTTGGTGGGGAGTCAATGCGGAACCGCCTTTTCCGGGGCCAGGCCATGGGGGTCCCACCAGGGGAAGCTTTCACAAAGAACAGAGAAACCCTCGAAGGCTCAAAAGCTGGTCTCTTATCAAGAATACCTGCCCGCCCAAGGATGACCCCCAGGTTATGGAAG ACAAATCTGACCGCCCTGTCTGCCGACATTTTGCCAAAAAGGGCCACTGTCGATATGAGGACCTCTGTGCCTTCTACCACCCAGGCGTCAATGGACCTCCCCTGTGA
- the GNL1 gene encoding guanine nucleotide-binding protein-like 1 isoform X1, with protein MPRKKPFSVKQKKKQLQDKRERKRGLQDGLRSSSNSRSGSRERREEQTDTSDGESVTHHIRRLNQQPSQGLGPRGYDPNRYRLHFERDSREEVERRKRAAREQVLQPVSAEVLELDIREVYQPGSVLDFPRRPPWSYEMSKEQLMSQEERSFQEYLGKIHGAYSSEKLSYFEHNLETWRQLWRVLEMSDIVLLITDIRHPVVNFPPALYEYVTGELGLALVLVLNKVDLAPPALVVAWKHYFHQHYPQLHVVLFTSFPRDPRTPQDPSSVLKKSRRRGRGWTRALGPEQLLRACEAITVGKVDLSSWREKIARDVAGATWGNGSGEEEEEEDGPAVLVEQQTDSAMEPTGPTRERYKDGVVTIGCVGFPNVGKSSLINGLVGRKVVSVSRTPGHTRYFQTYFLTPSVKLCDCPGLIFPSLLPRQLQVLAGIYPIAQIQEPYTAVGYLASRIPVQALLHLRHPEAEDPSMEHPWCAWDICEAWAEKRGYKTAKAARNDVYRAANSLLRLAVDGRLSLCFHPPGYSEQKGTWESHPETTELVVLQGRVGPAGDEEEEEEEELSSSCEEEGEEDRDADEEGEGDEDTPTSAPGSSLAGRNPYALLGEDEC; from the exons ATGCCGAGGAAGAAGCCCTTCAGCGTgaagcagaagaagaagcagTTGCAGGACAAGCGGGAGCGGAAGAGAG GGCTTCAAGATGGGCTACGCTCCAGTTCCAACAGCCGCAGCGGGAGCCGGGAGCGGCGGGAGGAACAGACCGACACCTCCGACGGGGAGTCTGTGACCCATCATATCCGCAGGCTTAACCAGCAGCCTTCTCAGGGGCTGGGTCCGCGAGGCTACGACCCAAATcg ATACCGACTGCATTTTGAAAGAGACAGCAGGGAGGAggtagaaaggagaaagagagcagCCCGTGAGCAAGTTTTGCAGCCGGTCAGTGCTGAAGTGTTGGAGCTGGACATCCGGGAGGTCTATCAGCCTGGCTCAG TTCTGGACTTTCCTCGACGTCCTCCTTGGAGCTATGAGATGTCCAAGGAGCAACTAATGAGCCAAGAGGAACGGAGCTTCCAAGAGTATCTTGGGAAGATTCATGGGGCTTACTCCTCTGAGAAACTCAGCTACTTTGAGCACAATCTGGAG ACATGGAGGCAGCTGTGGCGGGTGTTAGAGATGTCTGACATTGTCCTGCTTATCACTGATATCCGACATCCA GTTGTGAATTTCCCGCCAGCACTTTATGAGTACGTGACTGGAGAACTTGGGCTGGCCCTCGTGCTGGTTTTGAACAAGGTGGATCTGGCCCCGCCAGCTCTTGTGGTTGCCTGGAAACACTATTTCCACCAACACTATCCCCAGCTCCATGTCGTCCTTTTCACCTCTTTCCCTCGGGACCCCCGCACTCCACAGGACCCTAGTAGTG TCTTGAAGAAGAGTCGGAGGCGAGGGAGAGGATGGACTCGGGCGCTGGGGCCAGAGCAGTTGCTGAGAGCCTGTGAAGCCATCACTGTGGGGAAAG TGGACTTGAGCAGCTGGCGGGAGAAGATTGCTCGGGATGTGGCTGGGGCCACCTGGGGTAATGGCtccggggaggaggaggaagaagaggatggGCCAGCAGTCCTGGTGGAGCAGCAGACTGATTCAGCGATGGAGCCAACTGGCCCAACCCGGGAACGCTACAAGGATGGGGTGGTGACCATTGGTTGTGTGG GTTTCCCTAATGTGGGAAAGTCCTCGCTGATCAATGGGCTGGTGGGGCGGAAAGTTGTGAGTGTCTCCAGAACCCCGGGCCATACCCGATACTTTCAGACCTACTTTCTTACCCCATCCGTGAAGCTTTGTGACTGCCCGGGCCTCATCTTTCCATCCCTTCTGCCTAGGCAGTTGCAG GTTCTGGCAGGGATCTACCCCATTGCCCAGATCCAAGAGCCCTATACCGCTGTGGGCTACCTGGCCTCCCGAATCCCCGTGCAGGCCCTGCTCCACCTGCGCCACCCAGAGGCTGAGGACCCCTCAATGGAACACCCCTGGTGTGCCTGGGACATCTGTGAAG cctgggcagagaaaCGTGGTTACAAGACAGCCAAGGCCGCTCGGAATGATGTGTACAGAGCAGCCAATAGTCTCTTGCGGCTGGCAGTGGACGGCCGCCTCAGCCTGTGTTTTCATCCCCCAGGCTACAGTGAACAGAAAG GCACCTGGGAGTCCCATCCAGAGACCACGGAGCTGGTGGTTttgcagggcagggtggggccaGCAGgtgacgaggaggaggaggaagaggaagagctgAGCAGCTCCtgtgaggaggagggagaggaggaccGGGATGCGGatgaggagggagaaggggatgAGGACACCCCAACCTCAGCTCCAGGGTCCAGCCTGGCTGGCCGAAACCCTTATGCCCTGCTGGGTGAGGATGAGTGCTGA
- the GNL1 gene encoding guanine nucleotide-binding protein-like 1 isoform X2, whose product MSKEQLMSQEERSFQEYLGKIHGAYSSEKLSYFEHNLETWRQLWRVLEMSDIVLLITDIRHPVVNFPPALYEYVTGELGLALVLVLNKVDLAPPALVVAWKHYFHQHYPQLHVVLFTSFPRDPRTPQDPSSVLKKSRRRGRGWTRALGPEQLLRACEAITVGKVDLSSWREKIARDVAGATWGNGSGEEEEEEDGPAVLVEQQTDSAMEPTGPTRERYKDGVVTIGCVGFPNVGKSSLINGLVGRKVVSVSRTPGHTRYFQTYFLTPSVKLCDCPGLIFPSLLPRQLQVLAGIYPIAQIQEPYTAVGYLASRIPVQALLHLRHPEAEDPSMEHPWCAWDICEAWAEKRGYKTAKAARNDVYRAANSLLRLAVDGRLSLCFHPPGYSEQKGTWESHPETTELVVLQGRVGPAGDEEEEEEEELSSSCEEEGEEDRDADEEGEGDEDTPTSAPGSSLAGRNPYALLGEDEC is encoded by the exons ATGTCCAAGGAGCAACTAATGAGCCAAGAGGAACGGAGCTTCCAAGAGTATCTTGGGAAGATTCATGGGGCTTACTCCTCTGAGAAACTCAGCTACTTTGAGCACAATCTGGAG ACATGGAGGCAGCTGTGGCGGGTGTTAGAGATGTCTGACATTGTCCTGCTTATCACTGATATCCGACATCCA GTTGTGAATTTCCCGCCAGCACTTTATGAGTACGTGACTGGAGAACTTGGGCTGGCCCTCGTGCTGGTTTTGAACAAGGTGGATCTGGCCCCGCCAGCTCTTGTGGTTGCCTGGAAACACTATTTCCACCAACACTATCCCCAGCTCCATGTCGTCCTTTTCACCTCTTTCCCTCGGGACCCCCGCACTCCACAGGACCCTAGTAGTG TCTTGAAGAAGAGTCGGAGGCGAGGGAGAGGATGGACTCGGGCGCTGGGGCCAGAGCAGTTGCTGAGAGCCTGTGAAGCCATCACTGTGGGGAAAG TGGACTTGAGCAGCTGGCGGGAGAAGATTGCTCGGGATGTGGCTGGGGCCACCTGGGGTAATGGCtccggggaggaggaggaagaagaggatggGCCAGCAGTCCTGGTGGAGCAGCAGACTGATTCAGCGATGGAGCCAACTGGCCCAACCCGGGAACGCTACAAGGATGGGGTGGTGACCATTGGTTGTGTGG GTTTCCCTAATGTGGGAAAGTCCTCGCTGATCAATGGGCTGGTGGGGCGGAAAGTTGTGAGTGTCTCCAGAACCCCGGGCCATACCCGATACTTTCAGACCTACTTTCTTACCCCATCCGTGAAGCTTTGTGACTGCCCGGGCCTCATCTTTCCATCCCTTCTGCCTAGGCAGTTGCAG GTTCTGGCAGGGATCTACCCCATTGCCCAGATCCAAGAGCCCTATACCGCTGTGGGCTACCTGGCCTCCCGAATCCCCGTGCAGGCCCTGCTCCACCTGCGCCACCCAGAGGCTGAGGACCCCTCAATGGAACACCCCTGGTGTGCCTGGGACATCTGTGAAG cctgggcagagaaaCGTGGTTACAAGACAGCCAAGGCCGCTCGGAATGATGTGTACAGAGCAGCCAATAGTCTCTTGCGGCTGGCAGTGGACGGCCGCCTCAGCCTGTGTTTTCATCCCCCAGGCTACAGTGAACAGAAAG GCACCTGGGAGTCCCATCCAGAGACCACGGAGCTGGTGGTTttgcagggcagggtggggccaGCAGgtgacgaggaggaggaggaagaggaagagctgAGCAGCTCCtgtgaggaggagggagaggaggaccGGGATGCGGatgaggagggagaaggggatgAGGACACCCCAACCTCAGCTCCAGGGTCCAGCCTGGCTGGCCGAAACCCTTATGCCCTGCTGGGTGAGGATGAGTGCTGA